In Plasmodium gaboni strain SY75 chromosome 8, whole genome shotgun sequence, one DNA window encodes the following:
- a CDS encoding hypothetical protein (conserved Plasmodium protein, unknown function), with translation MRILLFGDENFSFCNGFLEEHEDDIVEVCSCLKENELKQESKNNIQSLNKNVVIHYGINPVQLKSKFPPNTFDALYYVLPGLSFHGYPEFIDPQTEMFKLRLNLFCFSFLKSSKNIIKPDGYVYLLFPEENQLNESVVANNNENNDNVSSAGGVGTDGGNTKKSTLPFLPIEPRKLARFCNIVREESKDYKLNLSEHSSWLPVLFNMPIVNEIPEWLKTCKYYCFKMTELDNNNNKTKTVKGNNQLAEQNNNNNNNTDANSNNNNKNGTTNEEDDDIKRQQQDDEDQAQAQQEQQEKEEQEKQQEKEQQTNDENNGNNNNNNNNNNNEETKEKVDEDPDEYNVLKIPPQVFDYPIEKLGHVNECFLFKLYSINSKSILISRLTLKYDPRISGWKGDNKMKKDMMNNMNMMKNMNNLMNMNKFKAGKYMKNKGSKNDFQQQYKNNLMQNNMNFGLNKKGNMNLPPPPPNNLAMQPNNVTMANQNMNYKQNNFPFVNNYKNMPNNLTQNVQNSMTNIPMNVNPNLSNNMMNPYMNGAYNNNFRNNMYQQNIPLPPPINNFNKKIYQGHNMNMKRNNDIYNSENMDKNYDNYNMKDNCKSDNDNNMNNTNMYSDDYEFEQTEYNSANAINNHINNSEDPDYYFLKQKSREAHQYGTY, from the exons ATG aggattttattatttggTGATGAGAATTTCAGCTTCTGCAACGGTTTTCTAGAAGAGCATGAAGATGACATAGTAGAAGTGTGTAGTTGTTTGAAAGAGAATGAATTAAAGCAAGAAAGCAAGAATAATATTCAATCGTTAAATAAGAATGTTGTAATTCACTATGGAATTAATCCAGTTCAATTAAAATCAAAATTTCCACCGAATACGTTTGATGCCTTATACTACGTTTTACCTGGATTATCATTTCATGGATATCCAGAATTTATTGATCCTCAGACAGAAATGTTTAAATTGCgattaaatttattttgttttagTTTTTTGAAAAGTAgtaagaatataataaaaccAGATGGTTATGTCTATTTATTGTTTCCAGAAGAAAACCAATTGAATGAATCTGTTGTTgcaaataataatgagaATAATGATAATGTATCATCAGCAGGTGGTGTTGGCACTGACGGAGGAAATACCAAAAAATCGACATTACCATTTTTACCAATTGAACCAAGAAAACTAGCTAGATTTTGTAATATAGTAAGAGAAGAAAGTAAAGATTACAAATTAAATCTTTCAGAACACAGTAGTTGGTTACCAGTTTTGTTTAATATGCCTATTGTAAATGAAATACCTGAATGGTTGAAGACATGcaaatattattgttttaAGATGACCGAattagataataataataataagacTAAAACGGTGAAAGGAAATAATCAATTGGCTGAAcagaataataataataataataatacagatgccaatagtaataataataataaaaatggaaCAACGaatgaagaagatgatgatataaaaagaCAACAACAAGATGATGAAGATCAAGCACAAGCTCAACAAGAACAAcaagaaaaagaagaacAAGAGAAACAACAAGAAAAAGAACAACAAAcaaatgatgaaaataatggaaataataataacaataataataataataataatgaagaaacTAAAGAAAAAGTAGATGAAGATCCTGATGAATATAATGTTTTGAAGATCCCTCCACAGGTTTTTGATTACCCAATTGAAAAATTAGGACATGTAAATGAATGTTTCTTATTTAAGCTTTATTCTATTAATAGTAAAAGTATATTAATATCTCGATTAACTTTAAAATATGATCCTAGAATTTCTGGATGGAAAGgagataataaaatgaaaaaagatatgatgaataatatgaatatgatgaaaaatatgaataatcTAATGAATATGAACAAATTTAAAGCtggaaaatatatgaaaaataaaggttcaaaaaatgatttccaacaacaatataaaaataaccttatgcaaaataatatgaactttggtttaaataaaaaaggtAATATGAATTTACCACCACCACCACCTAACAATCTTGCCATGCAACCAAATAATGTTACTATGGCTAATCAAAATATGAACTATAAACAAAACAATTTCCCATTTGTTAATaactataaaaatatgCCAAATAATCTAACACAAAATGTACAAAATTCTATGACAAATATACCCATGAATGTTAACCCAAATCtttcaaataatatgatgaaTCCTTATATGAATGGAgcttataataataatttcaGAAACAATATGTACCAACAAAATATACCCTTACCACCCCCAATCAATAATTTCaataaaaa AATTTACCAAGGAcataatatgaatatgaaaagaaataatgatatatataattctgAAAATATGGACAAgaattatgataattataatatgaag GATAACTGTAAATCGGATAATGATAATA ATATGAACAATACCAATATGTATAGTGACGACTATGAATTTGAGCAAACAGAATATAATTCAGCAAATGCaataaataatcatattaaCAATTCGGAAGATCCTGATTATTACTT CTTAAAACAGAAGTCCAGGGAAGCACATCAATATGgaacatattaa